The following coding sequences lie in one Lolium perenne isolate Kyuss_39 chromosome 2, Kyuss_2.0, whole genome shotgun sequence genomic window:
- the LOC127320824 gene encoding uncharacterized protein, protein MTRPSDSTSISTQHTDPGPGMENPYERREDREIGAQPIYALPSNDWGIMFYIRMDHSGSFHTYPRVGGPFQSLQEAQDGIECYLIEREDPKMFLGAVSDIEMRSIRRKYWPDGTRKMPPEFYPVDITRNWMHQLAQSLVDKHNEDHNLVEDLAYQLKKVVCIQSICEVDVFTWCYHINFTAQAKGVGSIEDLFFAELISKGEGELEELVPSCLRMLTPIDNGTCHGCINNGSGDHMRHPKDPSAYTGGHVRDAFLPFGGSVLPPVAYSEPPPVHDFDFAAAEETRLRNLFTGPKAHIYEKYTRPPQGSALIPEE, encoded by the exons ATGACGAGGCCATCGGATTCGACATCGATCTCCACACAACACACGGACCCTGGCCCGGGTATGGAGAATCCGTATGAACGAAG AGAAGACAGAGAAATAGGAGCGCAACCCATTTATGCCTTGCCATCGAACGATTGGGGTATCATGTTCTACATCAGGATGGATCACTCGGGATCtttccacacatatcctcgtgttGGTGGGCCATTTCAGAGCCTCCAGGAAGCTCAAGATGGTATCGAGTGCTATCTGATTGAGCGCGAGGATCCAAAAAT GTTCCTGGGTGCGGTGTCTGATATTGAGATGCGTTCAATACGTCGTAAATATTGGCCTGATGGCACAAGGAAGATGCCTCCAGAATTTTATCCAGTGGACATAACCCGTAATTGGATGCATCAGTTGGCTCAATCTTTGGTGGACAAGCATAATGAGGATCACAATCTTGTGGAG GATCTTGCATATCAGCTCAAAAAAGTTGTGTGCATCCAATCGATTTGTGAGGTTGATGTCTTTACCTGGTGCTATCACATCAATTTCACTGCACAGGCCAAAGGAGTTGGTTCCATTGAAGATCTATTCTTTGCCGAACTAATATCTAAGGGAGAAGGAGAACTTGAGGAATTGGTGCCCAGCTGTCTGCGCATGCTTACACCTATTGACAATG GTACCTGCCATGGCTGTATCAACAATGGAAGCGGTGATCATATGAGGCATCCCAAAGACCCTTCTGCATACACTGGTGGTCACGTGAGGGATGCATTTTTGCCTTTTGGCGGATCTGTATTACCACCCGTGGCATACTCTGAGCCCCCACCTGTCCATGACTTTGAC TTTGCAGCAGCTGAGGAAACTAGGCTACGTAACCTATTCACG GGTCCTAAAGCACATATTTACGAGAAATACACGAGGCCCCCTCAGGGCTCTGCACTTATTCCTGAAGAATGA